The Silene latifolia isolate original U9 population chromosome Y, ASM4854445v1, whole genome shotgun sequence sequence AAAGAAATACATCAAAGAATATGATGCCCAGATGTTAATAGAAAACTTCATGCAGAAAAAGGCTATGTCTCCATATTTCTATTTTGACTTTGATGTGGACGATCAAAGCAGAATAACTAAGCTTTTCTGGGCAGATCCAATATCACTTAAAAATTATGCCCTTTTTGGTGATCTTTGTTTCGTTGATGCCACTTATAActtcaaccaatataaaatggtgTTTGTCCCTTTCACGGGTGTTGATAACCATAAGGGTTGCGTTACTTTTGCAGCGGGTTTGATACGAAACGAAAATGCAGAATCATTTTCGTGGTTGTTTATTTCAAAATTTTGTAACGGCTATGGGTGATCGCTATCCTATTACTATAATAACTGATCAATGTAGAGGCATCAAAAATGCTGTTAAGGGTGTGTTTGGTGACAAAACACGCCACCGATTgtgtatgtggcatataatgaagaaGTTGCCTGACAAGGTTGGTCCATCGATTTCCCAAGACACAacttttttgaaggaaattaactCAGTTGTTTGGGATGTAGAAATCACTCCAGAAGATTTTGAATCGAAATGGAATTCGATAATTTCCTCATATGAGCTTTGTGATAACAAGTGGTTGAAGAAAATGTTTAAGCACCGTGCTCTTTGGATTCATGCTTACAATAGGGACACATATTTGGGTGGGATTTTGCGCACAACATCAAGATCAGAGTCTGGAAATAGCTTCTTTGGAAACTTCACCAACCCACATGTCACACTTgtcgagttttggatgcgtttccaAACAGCAATGGATGCTCAGAGATGGAAATATTCTAAGGTAATGGCTGATGATAAGAATtgttatccaaaattgacaacCCCTCTCCTTTTAGAAAAGCAAGCTTCTGAGTTTTACACAAtcattatattttatattttccaagtAGAAGTCCAAGCAGcatgttatactttttttttttttttggtgaagaaGAAGCGGGTTTTAACCCAAACAAAAGGAAAAGCAAAAAACAGAAACTAACGAAACAGAAAGCAAACTAGGAACTACTACATAAAACCGACCGAGGCCAAGAGACCCCTCTAGCATCTTGCTCAACCAGCGTGAACAGCTGACTCGGGATATTGCCACCTTCAAAAATCTGCAAGCGATGATCCTGCACCACTCCAAGATTAGCCAACCAATCCGCGCAGCTATTCGCTTCCCGATAAACGTGTATAATCTTTGCTTCCCAAGCCGAGTCTTGGATGAAGGACTTACAAATACGGACCATATGCGAAAAAGCCGTAGGCAGCGCTTCCTCCGCCTTCATAAAACTTTCTATGACACGAGAAGTCCAAGCAGCATGTTATACTTGTGGCCATTTACCATCACCAAATGCAAGTGGTGCGAATGATAATATTTCAATAATTGATCGTGAGAAAGACAAGGAATACAAAGTTGATTTAAGTGATAACAAGTTCTCTTGTTCTTGTAAGAtgtttgaaagaattgggatacTCTGTAGGCACATTTTATGGGTGTTGAAAGATAGGGGGTTTGATCATATACCTAAAGAGTATTTAGCACTGAGATGGAGCAAATCTGCAACCTCCCACCCTCTTTCTCTCTTGTTGTTGGAAAAAGCTGTACTAGCGATTGTGTGTCAATCGAAAGTCGCCAGAACAATATAAGTGAATTATGGTCGTAGGTATTTAGTGCAGTCTCACTTGTTGAGGATAGTGAGGAACATTCTGATGCGCTATTTCAATTGCTCCGGAGTTTCAATGAAAAGTTGATTATTTCAATTAAGTCGAGAAAGTCAAAAGATAAGAAAGCTGAGATTGAGATGCTTCTTGGGTCAAAAATTCCAACTGAAGTTACTGTTTTACCACCAGAGAAGTGCAAGAATAAGGGATCGGGAAAGAGGATAACATCAAACAAGGAAAAGGCAGTCTTGGAAAATGCAAAGCCTCTGAGAAAATGCCGTGCTTGCGGTGAAATGAGTAACCATGATAGTAGAAATTGCCCGAGTCGACTCCCTTGAAACTGAATTCAGTGGGTTTTTTGTTTATGTGGCATTTGTAGATGTCACTCAAAAAAGTCTGTTATGTTTTGTAATGTTATGTACTCACTTAAAAAACCTATTTCAGTGGGTTTTTGGTTTATGTAGTTTATGAAAAGACTGGTTTTGTATAAACttccaacttttttttttatttacgtttttacgCTGTTGTTTTTTTACTGTTTTTATACTGACTATGGATTGACGGAGTATAGAGGGGTTTAGTGTATACATTGTATTCAAATAGGGAGGTGGGCTGACTAGAGTGTATGTAGCTGCGGAAGGAGTGTAACTAGGAGTCAAACAAAGTGTATGTAGCCAACTGAACAAGTGAAACTAGCAGTTTAAAAAAATAGGATTCCGAAAAATTGAAAAAGCCAAAATTTAAGATGCAACATCATTTCAATGAACTCTTGAACATCAAATTACTCCAAccaaatcattttttttctttattatgGACTCGTGGAATGTAACTACCAGTCCGGAAAAGTGTATGGTCACAATGCGTCATTGTATACTTGTTTATATAAACTAGGAAAACACATCATCTCTTTTATATAAATTTAGTCttaaatttttcatattcttagATGAAAAAATGGACAAAAAGTTCTGAATTCTCCTACAAAGATGGCGTTTGTATCGaacatccttttctaaaaatcgaaggagtgtatctagcaagacgAACAAGTGTAGCTAGCAGTCCAAACAAGTGTATCTAATTGCCCACAGATGTTCCAAGTTATTTCCTTTGAAACGTTACAAACAGCACAAGGAAACTAAAAAATGTGAAATACTAGACAAAAGTCACCCCGACTTAATCAACCTCTTCAAAGTACAACCACTCTTGCAAGAAAATAAAAATGTGAACTGATGCCGAATCCTTTGAAATGAGGCTTGATTAAAAAAAATGATCCAATAATCTTCATCATCAACCATTGTGAAAAATCGCCTGGAGATTAAAAAAAGAATGACATGAGgttgaattattttaaagcaaCATATGGAAGTGTAAGGTGTATGTAGTGACAGACTATAGTGTATGTAGCCATCTTAACGAGTGTATCTAGCGGTTCAAAAAACATAATGTAGCCAACCTGAAAAAAGTGATACGTCTTTCAGTAGACTAACGGAACTTCATATTTAATTTATAAAGATTACAACTCAAAAAGCGTAAGCGCAATTGCTGGCTGACAGTAGGCATCTCAGAAAACCGCAAGGTTCACACTCTTCCCTCTTTTTCTCATCACCTCATGATTGAAGTTTTATTCTTTTCCTTCCTACTGTTTCTTCCTTTCAGTTGACCATTAAATTAATTACAGCATTCCGACACAATAATTCAAACGTGATACGTCTTTCAGTAGACTAACGGAATTAAGACTTATAACTTACAAGCAGCATAACGCGGAACGAGAGACTATCATGGGAGATCATCTCCCTGAACAATGAAAAAATATTGACTACAAAATCCTAATTCTGCTACTGCACCTAATATGACTAAACTACCCCTTGTTCAagtttttgactttttttttttagtttaaaaagtgtatctaacaatttaaaaAAGTGTATGTAGCTACctgaaggagtgtatctagcaattaAAAAAACTGTACCAACCTGAACGACTCCTAAGATGACAAATCAAACATATAAAAATACAGAAAAAGGATACCTGAGAAGTGTTTTTCTCCCATTTTATCAGCTGCAACATAATTTGTCGACGATAAGCAATCAAGTCctgcaaaacaaaaacaaaaaaggcAGAAAATTAAGATAAAATGGCAGCCCGAAAGAAGTACATATCCTCCACCAGGGTCCAAGCAGTCTTCATTGTTAGTGATTCTGTTGACTGGACTAGGGATATTCAAGTTGTTCCCATAATTCTTCCCTGAGTGTATTAACGCTAATGTGCTTTTCTTAAAGACAGGGTGCATTTCCCACATAACGGTTTAGCATGGGTGCATTTAGGGTATCATTACAGTCCGTCTACAACAGGTAATGTAAAGCTGGTCGAATCTCTTAAAACATGGGACAGAAATGACAgaaatttaagataaaatggcagaaaatttaagataaaacatatatgaattaTCAAGTCCATTAAACTCACTTTGTAATGTTTCTTGTCCGTCCACAAATCTGTATTGAACATTGCACCTTCCAGAAACTTCATGACATATACTCCGCAGTCAAAACTATTCAAGCAACATATGATATTGAAAatgatattaaaataattaacattaaGCAAAAAATAACACAAAAATATATAACAAACTAACGTGTTTGCTTGCTGAGGGACATCCTTCACTTCAGTAGGAAACAAACTGATGGCCTTGACGCGCTTGTAACCATTGGTGCTCGGTATCTGATTTGCAACATTGACTATCTGTGAACAACAAACAATCAACAAAAATACTTGTATGAATATCTTAGATTGTGACTTCTAGActgaattaaaataaaaaatggcGACCATACAATATCCTCCACATAAGTATTATATTCCTCCACAGCTTTCTTATCATTTTTCCTATATTTCTTGAGAGAGTCCAAAATGTAGTTCTTCTCCTCCTTGAGATCagacacacaagctaaccaatgGTTACCATCTTTGCCGATTGTGAAAAAAACCTACATAAAAGCAAAATGATTTACATAGGTAAGTAACTAGGATATGCATGGTAATTAGTATTTTATGCATATATTATCACAGTTTGGACATTAGTAACTTTACCTTCTCAATAGTTGCTCCATCTTTTGGCGTGTAGTGCATCTTAAGATGAGGGCACCAAACAAAGTTTACCTCGTTAACCTTTAATTGTGGCTTAGCATACTgacaaattaaaaaaataagTTAATAAACTATACTAACAAATATATGACATCTGTTTTTTCTTTTGGAACATAGTTGAGATGACATATTATTCCTCACAAAAATGAAgtaaaaaagggaaaagtaaaaaGTAAATTCAAAATGTACTACTTAGATACATACCCTCACAGTTGAAGGCAAGTACAGAATATCTGGTCGATTATATGTACACATCACACCAAACATGTCAATCACCTACAAATGTAAATATTGTTACAAAATTTTGATCACCTATCTGGTCGATTAAATGAAAAATGTTTATATACTAACCGTATCCCTTATCCATTGACGATTTTGCAAACTTTTCATTGCTTTTCGGCAGACATTCATCCATTCAGTGGCCACGATAATCTCATCCAAATACCTACAAACCAATACAATTAGCACAACTTCtaaaacaaaaatcaaacaaatatGTAATAAAAGTTTAGAAATTACTTGTCATCCTTGCGGGCATTGATTACCCGAGCCAATATTTCTGTGTCTAACAACTGACATTGATGGGTATCCTTGGTGGCACCTCTGGGATTCTTTCTTAGATTTTGGAAGTCTTGATTACCAGCAAAAGACAACAACTCATAGCATGCCCTTGTACCAAAAACCTTAACTTGGTTGTTCTACAAAACAAGGAACATTGATTTATACTACTCATATACATACAAGTAAATAAATAGGGAAAAACATTGTAAAGCAGCTTACATCTTGGAGTCCCAACACACAAGTCCTTCTTTCTACTTTGTATTTCTCCAACAACCGCATGAGGTAAATTCCTGAATCACTTCCATTACCAAGATTTGACCTCGAATAATCTCCTCGGCTTCATGTCACTGACACTACTATAGACGGCATTTTCTTGAGCAAGCATTTAATAACAAAGTCTTTCTGCATAGGACATATAAATTCAAACATTTCTCAAAAatgcaaataatattaatatcgTATGATAGCATCAACAAAACAAGTAGGCTGAAATGCGCATACCGTAGGCTCAATACTTGGTGCAAAATTTACCATCTCTGGCCTCATCAAATGCAAGATTTCCAACTTCTTTGTTAGGAAGTTGAAACACATTGCAAATGGCTTCTCAGAAACTATAGGTACAAAGATCTGCAATTGTATAatatttgttcttaaaaaatgtcTATATCATAAAACCATACAAGAAGGTTAGCAAATGTAAATACTTACCAAAGATGCCCCCGTAAAATTGTCATCAATTTGAGAACTTACTTCACTAGACAGTGGGAGATACAACCTAGAAGGTGAAGTATGTGCTCTAATTGTTTCACATTTATTCAAAACGCAACACCAGGCATGTATCACTTGTTTAGGCACTATATCACCTGATACTAGCATCTTCAAATTTGCTCGAGTAATAATGAAATGTCCGTACCAATTTTGAACAGGATCTCACTTTGCATACATAATGGTTCAATCAAAATGAAAtgagaaaataaattaagaaaagtAATGATTGTATCTACCTTACTATAAATATGAATTGAAGAATTGTTTGGAATGTATCTAGCAACAAATTTGAAGTACCGTACAAAACTGTCATCGAGAAAATTCTGAAAATACATAGTCCAGTGCTTCTCTCTCATTTTTATTCACCTTTTAGTCAAGTCGATACTTCTTTGAAGAAAAGGAGATCGAAAAGCTCTGTCGAACTCTAACCCTCTTAGCCCTTGTTGGTTCATCGGGGGCAAAGAAAAAAGTGGTACAACTTCAAGTGGCTCCACATTTACATTTATATTTAAAGCATCATCAACGATCTTTTGCAAAACATCTTCTTGTGATTCTGAGCTAATAACTAGTGGGAATTCAGTTGGGATCAAGGGATCAGGTGATGGACACACAGGAGGAGTAAACACTGGTAGGGAGTCGTGTATAAGCCTTGGCGATCGACGAAATGAGGTTCCCGCTTGTGCTAttttctcaacattcaacggtTGGACTCCTCCTTTTGTGACTCGATTCCACAAGGATAGGAGAAGTTGACTTAGACAATTTTTCGGATGGAGCAGTTCGCTTTCTTCGGACGCACCATGATGGAATCCACAAGGTTAGCAGATTTTGCTTTCTTTACAACGTTTTCATCTCCAACGTGTAAACCATCACACATATTTTTAACAACATCTTCTTCGATTcgagcttagtagtttgaatgaaGGTGGTGTAAAAGCTGATGGGGAGTGGTGTGTAAACCTTGGTGATCGACGGATTGAGGTTGAAGCTTCTGCTCTTTTCTCAAAATTCAGCGGTTCAAACAAGTCCTTTTGTGTGAGAGTCCGAAGGATAGGAGAAGTTGACTTTGGCAAGTCCGGAGAGTGGAGTCTTGGAATCGAAGCGGTTAAGCGATTTTGATTTCTTGAACATTACTCTCCATATGTTCGTCGCAATGTGTAAACCATCCTCGTGTAACTTTTTCTCAACAACTTGTTGTGGTTACGAACTTTGAAGTTTACATGAAGGGGACTGGTGTGTAAACCTTGGTGATCGACGGAACAAAGTTGAAGCTTTAGCTGTTTTATCAATATTCAACGGTTCACACAACTCCTCTTGTGACTGGCAGAAACCGATAGTAGATTTCCCTTTCTTGTTAACATTACTTTGAACATTAACCGGTCGTTTTCCCAAGGCAGTTTCTAATTTTACAACAGCTGCCCACAACTCATCTTCAGATTCAAATGACTTGCCATTTAGCTTAGACCATAGATTAGATTTTTGACTGTCATGTTCATCTGAATTAGAAACTGCTTCCTTTTCTTTATCTTTTTCAGTGTCATCTGTTGGTTGTGATGAAGGACAGCATGCACCAAGAGCTTCATCCATTAAAGCTAGATGTTGTAAAAGTTTAGAGTCAGGGTGAACAACTTTGGCTGCTTCCAAAGAATTTGTGAACATTGCATAAGAATCTGCAAGAATAGTTGCGGTCTCGCGTAACCTTGATAGCATTTATCCGCTTAGTATCGGTCGACCAGACCTTTGAGGAAGCCTTGAGTTCATCACGGACTCCTGTTTTTTCTTTGATTAGAATACTCGAGCACTCTTTGATGGAATAATGAAACTTATTTCCTTAACTACACCCTTGACAATCCGAGGAAGCACAGCTCCTGTTCCAAACCCATCTTGCATCTCATTCTTAAGCCTCTCTGAAATTTTAACTTTTGTCCAATTTGCTAGCGTGGGGAAGACATGAGGAACTGAGAAAAACTTGTAGCACACCCTATCTAAATAACAAAAGACAAAAACCATGATGGGACCTCCAAACCAATCATTCTTCGAACTTCTCCACGAGTCAACACTTTCAATAAACTGTTTTTCGGTAAACCCACTCCGGTTTAACGTTTGAACAGATGAAACATCCTTAAGACATTTCAGGACT is a genomic window containing:
- the LOC141632980 gene encoding protein FAR1-RELATED SEQUENCE 5-like, encoding MDNAHVNHGHVQTFRMFKQYVKGYKNVGASLQDFKIFSRDVKKYIKEYDAQMLIENFMQKKAMSPYFYFDFDVDDQSRITKLFWADPISLKNYALFGDLCFVDATYNFNQYKMVFVPFTGVDNHKGCVTFAAGLIRNENAESFSWLFISKFCNGYG
- the LOC141632982 gene encoding uncharacterized protein LOC141632982 gives rise to the protein MHILVFFTIGKDGNHWLACVSDLKEEKNYILDSLKKYRKNDKKAVEEYNTYVEDIIVNVANQIPSTNGYKRVKAISLFPTEVKDVPQQANTFDCGVYVMKFLEGAMFNTDLWTDKKHYKDLIAYRRQIMLQLIKWEKNTSQAIFHNG
- the LOC141632981 gene encoding protein FAR-RED IMPAIRED RESPONSE 1-like, whose protein sequence is MKKLPDKVGPSISQDTTFLKEINSVVWDVEITPEDFESKWNSIISSYELCDNKWLKKMFKHRALWIHAYNRDTYLGGILRTTSRSESGNSFFGNFTNPHVTLVEFWMRFQTAMDAQRWKYSKMFERIGILCRHILWVLKDRGFDHIPKEYLALRWSKSATSHPLSLLLLEKAVFSAVSLVEDSEEHSDALFQLLRSFNEKLIISIKSRKSKDKKAEIEMLLGSKIPTEVTVLPPEKCKNKGSGKRITSNKEKAVLENAKPLRKCRACGEMSNHDSRNCPSRLP